The following coding sequences are from one Saccopteryx bilineata isolate mSacBil1 chromosome 3, mSacBil1_pri_phased_curated, whole genome shotgun sequence window:
- the NADK gene encoding NAD kinase isoform X1 — protein MEMEPEKVNVRKGLSADPSYRCTACHGDEDVVPGHPIRGRAKSRSLSASPGLASTKEFRRTRSLHGPCPVTTFGPKACVLQNPQTIMHIQDPASQRLTWNKAPKSVLVIKKIRDASLLQPFKELCMYLMEENSMLVYVEKKVLEDPAIVGDDSFGPVKKKFCTFREDYDDISNQIDFIICLGGDGTLLYASSLFQGSVPPVMAFHLGSLGFLTPFNFENFQTQVTQVIQGNAAVILRSRLNVKVVKELRGKKTAIPNGVSENGVLASERDTEVGKQVMQYQVLNEVVIDRGPSSYLSNVDVYLDGHLITTVQGDGVIVSTPTGSTAYAAAAGASMIHPNVPAMMITPICPHSLSFRPIVVPAGVELKIMLSPEARNTVWVSFDGRKRQEIRHGDSISITTSCYPLPSICVQDPVSDWFESLAQCLHWNVRKRQAHFTDEEGEEEG, from the exons ATGGAGATGGAGCCAGAGAAGGTCAACGTGAGGAAGGGGCTAAGTGCAGACCCGTCCTACCGCTGCACTGCGTGCCATGGGGATGAGGATGTGGTGCCGGGCCACCCCATTCGGGGTCGAGCCAAGTCCCGCAGCCTGTCTGCCTCTCCCGGCCTGGCCAGCACCAAAGAGTTCAG GAGGACCCGCTCTCTGCACGGGCCGTGCCCCGTGACCACTTTTGGACCAAAGGCCTGCGTGCTGCAGAACCCCCAGACCATCAT GCATATCCAGGACCCAGCCAGCCAGCGACTGACGTGGAACAAGGCCCCAAAGAGTGTTCTCGTCATCAAGAAGATCCGGGACGCCAGCCTGCTACAGCCCTTCAAGGAGCTCTGCATGTACTTGATGGAG GAGAACAGCATGCTTGTGTATGTGGAGAAGAAGGTACTAGAAGACCCCGCCATCGTGGGTGACGACAGCTTTGGGCCAGTGAAGAAGAAGTTCTGCACCTTCAGAGAAG ACTATGATGACATTTCCAACCAGATTGATTTCATCATCTGCCTGGGGGGTGACGGGACCCTGCTGTACGCCTCCTCGCTGTTTCAG GGCAGCGTGCCTCCGGTTATGGCATTCCACTTGGGCTCCCTGGGCTTCTTGACTCCCTTCAACTTTGAGAACTTTCAGACCCAAGTTACTCAGGTGATACAGG GAAATGCAGCTGTTATTCTTCGGAGCCGGCTGAATGTCAAGGTCGTGAAGGAGCTCAGAGGGAAGAAGACTGCCATCCCCAATGGGGTCAGTGAGAATGGGGTTCTGGCCTCAGAGCGGGACACAGAGGTCGGAAAGCAGGTCATGCAGTACCAG GTTTTGAACGAGGTGGTGATTGACAGAGGCCCCTCCTCCTACCTGTCCAATGTAGACGTCTACCTGGACGGGCACCTCATCACCACGGTGCAGGGCGATG GTGTGATTGTCTCCACCCCGACGGGCAGCACGGCATATGCGGCGGCAGCTGGGGCCTCCATGATCCACCCCAACGTGCCAGCCATGATGATCACGCCCATCTGCCCCCATTCACTGTCATTCCGGCCCATTGTGGTCCCCGCAGGGGTCGAGCTCAAG ATCATGCTGTCACCAGAAGCAAGGAACACCGTGTGGGTGTCCTTTGATGGACGGAAGAGGCAGGAGATCCGCCACGGAGACAG CATCAGCATCACTACCTCGTGCTACCCGCTCCCCTCCATCTGCGTCCAAGACCCTGTGAGCGACTGGTTTGAGAGCCTGGCCCAGTGTCTGCACTGGAACGTGCGCAAGCGGCAGGCACACTTCACAGACGAGGAGGGCGAGGAGGAGGGCTAG
- the NADK gene encoding NAD kinase isoform X2, protein MEMEPEKVNVRKGLSADPSYRCTACHGDEDVVPGHPIRGRAKSRSLSASPGLASTKEFRRTRSLHGPCPVTTFGPKACVLQNPQTIMHIQDPASQRLTWNKAPKSVLVIKKIRDASLLQPFKELCMYLMEENSMLVYVEKKVLEDPAIVGDDSFGPVKKKFCTFREDYDDISNQIDFIICLGGDGTLLYASSLFQGSVPPVMAFHLGSLGFLTPFNFENFQTQVTQVIQGNAAVILRSRLNVKVVKELRGKKTAIPNGVLNEVVIDRGPSSYLSNVDVYLDGHLITTVQGDGVIVSTPTGSTAYAAAAGASMIHPNVPAMMITPICPHSLSFRPIVVPAGVELKIMLSPEARNTVWVSFDGRKRQEIRHGDSISITTSCYPLPSICVQDPVSDWFESLAQCLHWNVRKRQAHFTDEEGEEEG, encoded by the exons ATGGAGATGGAGCCAGAGAAGGTCAACGTGAGGAAGGGGCTAAGTGCAGACCCGTCCTACCGCTGCACTGCGTGCCATGGGGATGAGGATGTGGTGCCGGGCCACCCCATTCGGGGTCGAGCCAAGTCCCGCAGCCTGTCTGCCTCTCCCGGCCTGGCCAGCACCAAAGAGTTCAG GAGGACCCGCTCTCTGCACGGGCCGTGCCCCGTGACCACTTTTGGACCAAAGGCCTGCGTGCTGCAGAACCCCCAGACCATCAT GCATATCCAGGACCCAGCCAGCCAGCGACTGACGTGGAACAAGGCCCCAAAGAGTGTTCTCGTCATCAAGAAGATCCGGGACGCCAGCCTGCTACAGCCCTTCAAGGAGCTCTGCATGTACTTGATGGAG GAGAACAGCATGCTTGTGTATGTGGAGAAGAAGGTACTAGAAGACCCCGCCATCGTGGGTGACGACAGCTTTGGGCCAGTGAAGAAGAAGTTCTGCACCTTCAGAGAAG ACTATGATGACATTTCCAACCAGATTGATTTCATCATCTGCCTGGGGGGTGACGGGACCCTGCTGTACGCCTCCTCGCTGTTTCAG GGCAGCGTGCCTCCGGTTATGGCATTCCACTTGGGCTCCCTGGGCTTCTTGACTCCCTTCAACTTTGAGAACTTTCAGACCCAAGTTACTCAGGTGATACAGG GAAATGCAGCTGTTATTCTTCGGAGCCGGCTGAATGTCAAGGTCGTGAAGGAGCTCAGAGGGAAGAAGACTGCCATCCCCAATGGG GTTTTGAACGAGGTGGTGATTGACAGAGGCCCCTCCTCCTACCTGTCCAATGTAGACGTCTACCTGGACGGGCACCTCATCACCACGGTGCAGGGCGATG GTGTGATTGTCTCCACCCCGACGGGCAGCACGGCATATGCGGCGGCAGCTGGGGCCTCCATGATCCACCCCAACGTGCCAGCCATGATGATCACGCCCATCTGCCCCCATTCACTGTCATTCCGGCCCATTGTGGTCCCCGCAGGGGTCGAGCTCAAG ATCATGCTGTCACCAGAAGCAAGGAACACCGTGTGGGTGTCCTTTGATGGACGGAAGAGGCAGGAGATCCGCCACGGAGACAG CATCAGCATCACTACCTCGTGCTACCCGCTCCCCTCCATCTGCGTCCAAGACCCTGTGAGCGACTGGTTTGAGAGCCTGGCCCAGTGTCTGCACTGGAACGTGCGCAAGCGGCAGGCACACTTCACAGACGAGGAGGGCGAGGAGGAGGGCTAG